A single genomic interval of Adhaeribacter pallidiroseus harbors:
- a CDS encoding PKD domain-containing protein, whose product MEKKFIPVYPSFGFLSSKWYFLFILSFILSRQTLAADYRGATTKATFAGEQVIGFTLINATTKATIRTIENGSTLNLATLPTQNVNIRANTSPSLVGSVVFALSGTQSRNQTETKAPYDLFGDNINWTPAVGSYSLVATPYSAAAGGGTAGTALTVSFNVVNNPNAVDQVASFTLINSATKATIQDISNNSTINLASLPTKNINIRANTSPSLVGSVVFALTGTQSRNQTETSAPYDLFGDNLNWTPAVGDYTLKATPFSAASGGGTAGSTLTINFKVVNNVNTNNAAPVASAGPDKQINLPVNEVTLDGSATDADGTITSYAWKQVSGPSTATFNSATIASPTVSNLYAGKYLFYLVVKDNNYTASKTDYVAVIVNPQAVVQVNFQDPSTVPPSGWIADFGQPFGLKTGTNQGTGLSYGWRKRGDNSLLDLSSGGTAGNGRNRGVPSDVLLATLMHMQADDVTGTFNGTKTEGYWELEVAKGIYEVTVSAGDAGVYAFPESHSLNVEGLEAINHFVPTGAAGANTRFKSATVKVTVTDGFLTIDADGGVNTKINSVKIVPVTNGPFVFWSANEQEITIQKGNTGSKSFSLELSNSNETANVQYTLSATYGPGVNSWLTFTPTHAGTEPNVTFNYSAAEDLPVGTYNAVIQAAANGFTTGNVTVRVVVAAPRPHVISSTPADSAVNVSVNTSSIAANNLFVPEVEGYKGGVDNSTITSNTVKLLKTVSGVTTQIQGVVQGTGGGDAISFSPTFALEPNTTYQFQVTDGVKSFSGASFVPYTATFTTGDAIEPAEPIRVQFAPTPIPGTQNKKYSTLTIGPDDRLYALRLDGTIERFTINHNDGSLTLQSTIFTLTQAYGNRSAIGLVFDPASTAANLMAYVSHCSSGLSGAPEFDGKISKLTGANLGTEQLIVKNLPRSAKDHLVNSLVFGPDGALYVSQGSNSSMGSYDGSWQRTESLLSGAVLRLDLVKLGSAIPLDARTTADLSIINTAPANDPKMSDGTYNPYSSASPLTIYASGVRNAYDLVWHSNGQLYAPANGSAAGGNTPASIAGTRRPDGSFYNGPAVAATSGVQVQNDWLFRINPALPVGYYGHPNPLRGEYVANRGYADNAKYPTDIAMDPNYRGAAYNFELNRSPNGVIEYKSNAFNGALKGKILVCRFSGGGDIVVLQPGSVVKGSADSEYNIKNAYTGAGTTGLIGMSGFINPLDLVEDTQTGNLYVIEFNWNNNPDRTSQITLLKVSSMAEEEGFATAFPEKISAVEVVGVKKTAALRTAITSKRDKPEVPDLSQVTAHAVTISNTGRGNLRIKSLTISGENAGEFQMLGQPNAKPNKPIRIRKNSSVTFNVAFYPRTKGEKRAMLEAISTKRKQGQVAEVELNGLGIVYEGIDTTTSTGDTLKTAATKVISKAKDKEPGMKVYPNPSPVGSKIYINLTGYAKKESVTLSLYDTFGQLYQAKTVNTDAQGNTIVELPVTKVMKPGIYIMKAHAGSGQKETKIILE is encoded by the coding sequence ATGGAGAAAAAGTTTATCCCAGTATATCCATCTTTTGGGTTTTTATCTAGCAAGTGGTATTTCCTCTTTATTCTTAGTTTTATTCTCAGCCGGCAAACCTTGGCTGCTGATTATAGGGGAGCAACTACAAAAGCAACTTTTGCCGGCGAACAAGTAATTGGTTTTACTTTAATTAATGCCACTACAAAAGCTACTATCCGCACGATTGAGAATGGCAGTACCCTTAACCTGGCCACTTTGCCTACTCAAAACGTTAATATCCGGGCCAATACCAGTCCTTCGTTGGTGGGTAGTGTGGTTTTTGCTTTATCCGGAACGCAAAGCCGGAATCAAACGGAAACGAAAGCGCCTTACGATTTATTCGGCGATAATATAAACTGGACCCCAGCCGTCGGCAGCTATTCCTTGGTGGCCACTCCTTATTCAGCCGCTGCCGGGGGAGGTACCGCCGGAACGGCCTTAACCGTTAGTTTCAATGTAGTTAACAATCCGAATGCCGTAGACCAGGTAGCCAGCTTTACTTTAATTAATTCCGCTACAAAAGCTACCATTCAGGATATTTCGAATAACAGTACAATTAATCTGGCTAGCTTACCTACTAAAAACATTAACATCCGGGCCAATACCAGTCCTTCGTTGGTGGGCAGTGTGGTTTTTGCCTTAACCGGAACCCAGAGTCGTAATCAGACCGAGACCAGCGCGCCTTATGACTTATTCGGGGATAATTTAAACTGGACGCCTGCCGTAGGGGATTATACTTTAAAAGCTACTCCTTTTTCGGCTGCGAGCGGTGGCGGCACCGCCGGCAGTACTTTAACCATTAATTTTAAAGTGGTTAATAACGTAAATACGAATAATGCCGCGCCCGTAGCGAGTGCCGGCCCTGACAAACAAATTAATCTGCCGGTAAACGAAGTAACTTTAGATGGCTCGGCTACGGATGCCGACGGCACCATAACCAGTTATGCCTGGAAACAGGTAAGTGGGCCCAGTACAGCAACTTTTAATAGCGCTACCATTGCTTCTCCTACGGTAAGTAACTTGTATGCGGGTAAATATCTTTTTTACCTGGTAGTTAAAGATAATAATTACACCGCCAGCAAAACCGATTATGTAGCGGTAATTGTAAATCCGCAAGCAGTAGTACAGGTTAACTTTCAGGATCCCAGCACTGTGCCACCCAGTGGTTGGATCGCCGACTTTGGTCAGCCCTTTGGTCTTAAAACCGGTACTAATCAAGGTACCGGATTAAGTTATGGCTGGAGAAAAAGAGGCGACAACAGTTTATTAGACTTATCCAGTGGCGGTACCGCTGGGAATGGCCGCAACCGCGGCGTACCTTCGGATGTATTGCTGGCTACTTTGATGCACATGCAGGCCGATGATGTTACCGGAACTTTTAACGGCACCAAAACCGAAGGATACTGGGAGTTAGAGGTAGCTAAGGGTATTTACGAAGTTACCGTTTCGGCGGGCGATGCCGGTGTTTATGCTTTTCCGGAGAGCCACAGCTTAAACGTGGAAGGTTTAGAGGCTATTAATCATTTTGTGCCAACGGGTGCCGCTGGTGCCAATACCCGTTTTAAATCGGCTACCGTTAAAGTTACCGTTACCGATGGTTTCTTAACGATTGATGCCGATGGGGGCGTGAATACCAAAATTAATTCGGTAAAGATCGTACCGGTTACCAATGGTCCTTTTGTCTTTTGGTCGGCTAATGAGCAGGAAATAACCATTCAGAAAGGCAATACCGGTTCGAAATCGTTTTCGCTGGAACTCAGCAATTCCAACGAAACCGCTAATGTGCAATACACCCTTTCGGCAACTTACGGGCCGGGCGTTAATTCTTGGTTAACCTTTACGCCAACGCATGCAGGCACGGAACCCAATGTAACTTTTAATTATAGCGCTGCCGAGGACTTGCCAGTTGGTACTTATAATGCAGTTATTCAGGCAGCGGCCAACGGCTTTACTACCGGCAATGTTACGGTGCGGGTAGTGGTAGCAGCTCCCCGGCCGCACGTAATTTCTTCTACGCCGGCCGATAGTGCGGTAAATGTAAGCGTGAACACCTCCAGTATTGCCGCCAATAATTTATTTGTTCCCGAAGTAGAAGGGTATAAAGGCGGGGTAGATAATAGTACCATAACCAGCAATACCGTAAAACTTTTAAAAACCGTGAGCGGGGTTACTACCCAAATACAAGGAGTAGTACAAGGCACCGGTGGCGGCGATGCCATTAGTTTTTCGCCTACCTTTGCGCTGGAACCCAATACAACTTACCAGTTTCAGGTAACCGATGGAGTAAAATCTTTTAGTGGCGCTTCTTTTGTTCCGTACACGGCTACGTTTACCACCGGCGACGCCATTGAACCTGCGGAGCCAATCCGGGTACAATTTGCGCCCACTCCCATACCGGGTACTCAAAACAAAAAATATTCTACTTTAACCATTGGTCCGGACGATAGATTATATGCCTTAAGGTTAGACGGAACCATTGAACGGTTTACCATTAATCACAACGATGGCAGCTTAACGCTGCAATCCACTATTTTTACCTTAACCCAGGCCTATGGTAACCGTTCGGCAATTGGATTAGTATTTGATCCGGCTTCCACGGCCGCTAATTTAATGGCTTATGTTTCTCATTGCTCATCGGGCTTATCGGGGGCCCCCGAGTTTGATGGTAAAATTTCAAAATTAACGGGCGCCAACCTGGGCACCGAACAATTAATAGTAAAAAATTTACCCCGGTCGGCCAAAGATCATTTGGTAAACAGCCTGGTATTCGGCCCGGATGGGGCTTTGTACGTTTCGCAGGGCAGCAATAGTTCCATGGGTTCTTACGATGGCTCCTGGCAGCGCACCGAAAGCTTATTGTCCGGAGCGGTGTTGCGCCTCGATTTAGTTAAGCTTGGCAGTGCTATTCCCCTGGATGCCCGCACTACTGCCGACTTGAGTATAATTAATACGGCACCGGCTAATGATCCGAAAATGTCGGATGGTACATATAATCCTTATTCTAGCGCATCACCGCTTACCATTTATGCTTCGGGCGTACGCAATGCCTATGATTTAGTATGGCACAGCAACGGGCAATTATACGCGCCGGCAAATGGTTCGGCCGCCGGGGGTAATACCCCGGCTTCCATAGCGGGTACTCGCCGGCCCGATGGTAGCTTTTACAACGGACCCGCCGTGGCTGCAACCTCCGGCGTACAAGTGCAGAACGATTGGCTGTTCCGGATAAATCCGGCTTTGCCCGTAGGTTATTACGGTCATCCCAATCCGTTGCGGGGAGAGTACGTAGCTAACCGGGGTTATGCCGATAATGCCAAATATCCCACCGATATTGCCATGGATCCCAACTACCGGGGAGCGGCTTATAACTTTGAATTAAACCGGTCCCCTAATGGGGTTATTGAGTACAAGAGTAATGCGTTTAACGGCGCTTTAAAAGGTAAAATACTCGTGTGCCGGTTTAGTGGGGGTGGTGATATTGTTGTTCTACAACCTGGCTCCGTAGTAAAAGGTAGTGCCGATAGCGAGTATAATATTAAAAATGCCTATACCGGGGCCGGTACTACGGGTTTAATAGGTATGTCCGGATTTATAAATCCCTTGGATCTGGTGGAAGACACGCAGACCGGTAACCTGTACGTAATTGAATTTAATTGGAATAACAACCCCGACAGAACTTCTCAGATTACCTTGTTGAAAGTTAGCAGCATGGCCGAAGAAGAAGGTTTTGCTACCGCTTTCCCGGAAAAAATATCGGCCGTAGAAGTAGTGGGAGTTAAAAAAACGGCGGCGCTACGTACCGCCATTACCTCCAAGAGAGACAAGCCCGAAGTGCCTGATTTATCCCAGGTTACTGCCCACGCGGTAACTATTTCGAATACCGGCCGCGGCAATTTACGGATTAAAAGCTTAACTATTTCGGGCGAGAATGCCGGTGAGTTCCAGATGCTGGGGCAGCCAAATGCCAAACCGAATAAACCTATCCGGATTCGTAAAAATAGTTCGGTAACGTTTAACGTAGCTTTTTATCCCAGAACAAAAGGGGAAAAAAGAGCCATGCTAGAAGCCATTAGTACCAAAAGAAAACAAGGGCAAGTGGCAGAAGTAGAATTAAATGGACTTGGCATTGTTTACGAAGGCATTGATACTACCACTTCAACTGGAGATACCTTAAAGACGGCTGCCACTAAGGTGATCAGCAAGGCTAAGGATAAAGAACCCGGAATGAAAGTGTATCCGAATCCGAGTCCGGTAGGATCAAAAATTTATATTAATTTAACCGGCTACGCTAAAAAAGAATCGGTAACCTTGAGTTTGTACGACACTTTTGGGCAATTATACCAGGCCAAAACGGTAAATACCGATGCTCAAGGAAATACCATTGTGGAACTACCGGTTACAAAAGTTATGAAACCTGGTATCTACATCATGAAGGCCCATGCCGGCTCCGGGCAAAAAGAAACAAAGATTATCCTGGAGTAG
- a CDS encoding DUF481 domain-containing protein, translating to MITTATRFNCQLLAFLFMWLTGPLYAQQPIVSPVIPVQPDTLLGTAANHLPTAKAALVDSLSYRFIGDGNFTRGNVNRSLLVLRAEITLQGPAVNISTNPRFTYGKQNRLLAERDTYVDLIVDVFKKKKVYVFGLGTIERSNLRRINWRRLAGAGVGFRLVQKERHNVSLTNAVIYESTDFQERPTLTTVRNSTRLKGRHSFLDDRMRLTHITFVQPALNNFSNLRWNTLISLEIPLNRWISMRGSFENSYESVVEATRKNNDSRITFGIAIGNKP from the coding sequence ATGATTACTACTGCTACTCGCTTTAATTGCCAACTACTGGCTTTTCTTTTCATGTGGCTTACCGGGCCATTATACGCGCAGCAGCCTATTGTTTCGCCGGTTATTCCGGTACAACCCGATACGCTTTTAGGTACTGCTGCTAACCACTTACCTACCGCCAAGGCTGCCCTAGTAGATAGCTTGAGTTACCGGTTTATCGGCGATGGCAATTTTACCCGCGGCAACGTGAACCGTAGTTTATTGGTTCTACGAGCCGAAATCACTTTGCAAGGTCCCGCGGTTAACATTTCTACTAACCCCCGCTTTACCTACGGCAAACAAAACCGCCTTTTGGCCGAACGCGACACTTACGTGGATTTAATTGTGGATGTATTTAAAAAAAAGAAAGTGTATGTATTTGGTTTGGGCACCATTGAACGCAGCAATTTGCGCCGGATAAATTGGCGCCGCTTAGCGGGGGCCGGAGTTGGATTCCGGTTGGTGCAAAAAGAACGACATAATGTGAGTTTAACCAACGCCGTTATTTACGAATCAACGGATTTTCAAGAACGGCCTACGCTAACCACCGTCCGGAACTCCACCCGTTTAAAAGGCCGCCATTCTTTTTTAGATGATAGAATGCGCCTTACGCACATTACTTTTGTACAACCCGCTTTGAACAATTTTTCGAACCTGCGCTGGAACACGCTTATATCCCTGGAAATACCGCTTAACCGCTGGATTAGTATGCGAGGCAGTTTTGAGAATTCTTACGAAAGCGTGGTGGAGGCTACCCGGAAAAATAACGACTCCCGGATTACGTTTGGGATTGCCATCGGGAATAAACCGTAA
- a CDS encoding TetR/AcrR family transcriptional regulator — protein sequence MKERILTRALELFIKQGIKSTSMDDIAQDLGISKKTIYRWFENKDQLVQELLEFSLCAPCEVNTRSEENAVEEFCVTFNHQIQNLIKFHSSFFNDLKKYHPSAHQIWAGFKENNIIQQFRANLQKGIQAGLYQQDLDPDILARLYIGQLETIYTSDLFPPEQFNRLQVYKFNLRHFIQSIVTPAGQKYLHEILARTCCV from the coding sequence TTGAAAGAAAGAATATTAACACGGGCCTTGGAGCTATTTATAAAACAAGGAATTAAAAGCACCTCCATGGACGATATTGCCCAGGATTTAGGAATATCCAAGAAAACCATTTACCGCTGGTTCGAAAATAAAGATCAGCTGGTGCAGGAATTATTGGAATTTTCACTGTGCGCCCCTTGCGAAGTTAATACCCGAAGCGAGGAAAATGCCGTCGAGGAATTTTGTGTTACGTTTAATCACCAAATCCAGAATCTCATTAAATTTCATTCGTCGTTCTTTAACGATTTAAAAAAGTATCATCCTTCGGCGCACCAAATCTGGGCTGGTTTTAAGGAAAACAACATTATTCAACAGTTTAGGGCCAACCTTCAAAAGGGTATTCAAGCCGGACTTTACCAGCAAGATTTAGATCCGGATATTCTGGCCCGGCTGTACATTGGCCAGTTAGAAACTATTTATACTTCCGACTTATTTCCGCCGGAGCAATTTAACCGGTTGCAGGTTTATAAATTTAACCTCCGGCATTTTATTCAAAGTATTGTAACGCCGGCTGGCCAAAAATACCTCCACGAAATTTTGGCGCGCACCTGTTGCGTGTAA